Proteins from a genomic interval of Pseudomonas asplenii:
- a CDS encoding response regulator, with product MAKTILIVDDSLSMRQLVKMSLTGAGHQVIEACDGRDALNKLTGQKIHLIISDVNMPNLDGIGLVKEVKARNEYRFTPIIMLTTESEQSKKAEGQAAGAKAWIVKPFQPQQLLAAVEKLLG from the coding sequence ATGGCCAAGACCATCCTGATCGTCGACGACTCCCTGTCCATGCGCCAACTGGTGAAGATGAGCCTGACCGGTGCCGGTCACCAGGTCATCGAGGCCTGCGACGGCCGCGATGCCCTGAACAAACTGACCGGGCAGAAAATCCACCTGATCATCAGTGACGTGAACATGCCCAACCTCGACGGCATCGGCCTGGTGAAAGAGGTCAAGGCGCGCAACGAGTACCGCTTCACGCCGATCATCATGCTCACCACCGAAAGCGAGCAATCGAAGAAGGCCGAGGGCCAGGCCGCCGGGGCCAAGGCCTGGATCGTCAAGCCATTCCAGCCGCAGCAACTGCTGGCGGCCGTCGAAAAACTGCTGGGATAA
- a CDS encoding chemotaxis protein CheA: MLSGEQWNQLLLGFLSEGRDLLKEAEDSLLRLETCPDDQEAINGLFRAVHTLKGSAGIFSLTPLVNLTHHLESLLMSVRDGQRALTPALTSLMLNCMDELNAMIERVDPDSGLLDADETRQAPLLAALFEAQGSTAEESEQTVALDAPATLADQRTWQVSISFSEELFRNGFDPAAFLRYLKRLGEVVALRTRTDAIPALERMDPETCHLGFEFQLLTTASQAEIEDVFEFIQDFCELRLSVLEPVLPVASAPGAEPVPAALTPVPRTTTPRERRTLDMTLLKVAAHKLDELINLVGELVISTASAQMQARRSTDSGCMEATQAVHQHVEQIREAALKLRMVEVGETFNRFYRVVRDVSQELGKNIQLSLVGGETELDKSVIDKIADPLTHLVRNAIDHGIESAAERLAVGKPAEGNLRLNAYHDSGMIVLEVSDDGRGLNTARILTKAIDKGLVDPDAQLSDPDIHLLIFEAGFSTAEQVSNLSGRGVGMDVVRSAIDQLRGVIEIDSVAGAGCTFRIRLPLTLAIIDGFQVGVGQDNFVIPLDMVTECMEASPEWLRLGQGYLNLRGKPLPCIALDRHFGLTPSTARRRNIVVVSQGRQQAGLIVDQLLGELQTVIKPLGQMFQHLRGISGSTILGSGQVALILDIASLFRHLQTSGEPTTNSLNTPLPSLSGE; this comes from the coding sequence ATGCTCAGTGGCGAACAATGGAACCAGTTGCTGCTGGGCTTTCTCAGCGAAGGCCGCGACCTGCTCAAGGAAGCCGAGGACAGTCTGCTGCGCCTGGAAACCTGCCCCGATGACCAGGAAGCGATCAACGGTCTGTTTCGTGCCGTGCATACGCTCAAGGGCTCGGCCGGGATCTTCTCGCTGACACCTCTGGTCAACCTCACCCATCACCTGGAAAGCCTGCTGATGTCGGTGCGCGACGGCCAGCGTGCGCTGACCCCGGCACTCACCTCGCTGATGCTCAACTGCATGGATGAGTTGAACGCGATGATCGAGCGCGTCGATCCCGACAGCGGCCTGCTCGATGCCGACGAAACCCGGCAGGCGCCGTTGCTGGCCGCCCTGTTCGAGGCTCAGGGCAGTACTGCAGAGGAATCGGAGCAGACCGTGGCGCTGGACGCTCCCGCCACGCTGGCGGATCAGCGTACCTGGCAGGTCTCGATCAGCTTCTCCGAGGAGCTGTTCCGCAACGGCTTCGACCCGGCGGCCTTCCTGCGCTATCTCAAGCGGTTGGGCGAAGTCGTCGCACTGCGGACCCGCACCGACGCGATACCGGCCCTGGAACGGATGGACCCGGAAACCTGCCACCTGGGATTCGAATTCCAGTTGCTCACGACAGCCAGCCAGGCCGAGATCGAAGACGTTTTCGAGTTCATCCAGGATTTCTGCGAACTGCGCCTGAGCGTCCTCGAACCCGTTCTGCCGGTGGCGAGCGCACCCGGCGCCGAGCCTGTCCCGGCGGCCCTGACGCCCGTGCCCAGAACCACCACCCCGCGCGAGCGCCGCACCCTCGACATGACGCTGCTCAAGGTCGCCGCACACAAACTCGACGAATTGATCAATCTGGTCGGCGAACTGGTGATCAGCACCGCCAGTGCCCAGATGCAGGCTCGCCGCAGCACTGACAGCGGCTGCATGGAGGCCACACAGGCGGTGCACCAGCATGTCGAGCAGATCCGCGAAGCGGCGTTGAAACTGCGCATGGTGGAAGTCGGCGAGACCTTCAATCGCTTCTACCGGGTGGTGCGCGATGTCAGCCAGGAACTGGGTAAGAATATCCAGTTGAGCCTGGTCGGCGGGGAAACCGAACTGGACAAGTCGGTGATCGACAAGATCGCCGACCCGCTGACCCACCTGGTGCGCAACGCCATCGACCACGGCATCGAGTCGGCCGCCGAACGCCTTGCCGTCGGCAAGCCGGCCGAGGGCAACCTGCGCCTCAATGCCTATCACGACTCAGGCATGATCGTGCTCGAAGTCAGCGACGACGGGCGCGGCCTGAACACCGCGCGGATTCTCACCAAGGCCATCGACAAGGGGCTGGTCGACCCGGATGCCCAGCTCAGCGATCCGGATATACACCTGCTGATCTTCGAGGCCGGCTTTTCCACCGCCGAACAGGTCTCCAACCTCTCCGGACGAGGGGTCGGCATGGACGTGGTGCGCAGCGCCATCGACCAGTTGCGCGGGGTGATCGAGATCGATTCGGTCGCAGGCGCAGGTTGCACGTTCCGCATTCGCCTGCCACTGACCCTGGCGATCATCGATGGCTTCCAGGTCGGGGTCGGCCAGGACAACTTCGTCATTCCGCTGGACATGGTCACCGAGTGCATGGAGGCCAGTCCCGAATGGCTACGCCTGGGCCAGGGCTACCTCAACCTGCGTGGCAAGCCCCTGCCCTGCATCGCCCTCGACCGGCATTTCGGTCTGACGCCCAGCACCGCCCGGCGGCGCAATATCGTCGTGGTCAGCCAGGGCCGGCAGCAGGCCGGGCTGATTGTCGACCAACTGCTGGGCGAACTGCAGACCGTGATCAAGCCCCTCGGCCAGATGTTCCAGCACCTGCGCGGCATCAGCGGCTCCACCATCCTCGGCTCCGGCCAGGTCGCGCTGATCCTCGATATCGCCAGCCTGTTCCGACACCTGCAGACGTCGGGCGAGCCCACGACCAATTCGCTCAATACCCCTTTGCCTAGCCTTTCAGGAGAGTAA
- a CDS encoding tryptophan 7-halogenase: protein MAHYDVAIIGGGPAGSATAITLARLGRRVLLADSAPAGRFRVGEGFPPAARSLLADLGVLDDFLAAGHRPSYGNLSLWGSDEPHMDDFIFQTQGRGYQLDRCAFDAQLRKAARQFGVTVHEATRLAATPDTDGFNLCLSDCADEQTAHSSWLIDAGGRPAVLARKLGAQRMVEDRLTAFYLLLHSTQASDQDGRTLVEAVEDGWWYSVLLPSGERLVAFLGDLDLLDRQQLLDSDGLWQQLAHTRLLSALCREHGYQSGSAVQGMDAASGRLSRFHGEGWATVGDAALSFDPLSSQGIATALYCGQYCARAVHATLQGDDTALAAYADLLNRIYSAYLNNRRQFYGMEKRWGESTFWKRRQPLPVSA, encoded by the coding sequence ATGGCGCACTACGACGTTGCCATCATCGGTGGCGGCCCGGCCGGTTCGGCGACCGCCATCACCCTGGCGCGCCTGGGCCGGCGGGTGCTGCTCGCCGACTCGGCGCCCGCCGGACGTTTCCGGGTGGGCGAGGGCTTTCCGCCCGCAGCCCGTTCGCTGCTCGCCGACCTGGGAGTGCTCGACGACTTTCTCGCCGCCGGGCACCGTCCCAGCTACGGCAATCTTTCCCTGTGGGGCTCGGACGAGCCACATATGGACGATTTCATCTTCCAGACCCAAGGCCGTGGCTATCAGCTGGACCGCTGCGCCTTCGACGCCCAGTTGCGCAAGGCGGCGCGCCAGTTCGGCGTCACAGTCCACGAAGCTACCCGCCTGGCCGCCACCCCGGATACTGACGGCTTCAACCTGTGCCTGAGCGACTGCGCCGACGAACAGACCGCCCACAGCAGTTGGCTGATCGACGCCGGCGGCCGCCCGGCAGTGCTCGCCCGCAAGCTGGGTGCGCAGCGCATGGTGGAAGACCGGCTGACCGCCTTCTACCTGTTACTGCACAGCACGCAGGCCTCTGACCAAGACGGCCGAACCCTGGTCGAAGCGGTGGAGGATGGTTGGTGGTACAGCGTGCTGCTGCCTTCGGGTGAGCGCCTGGTGGCCTTCCTCGGTGACCTGGACCTGCTCGACCGCCAGCAGCTGTTGGACAGCGACGGCCTCTGGCAGCAGTTGGCGCACACCCGCCTGCTGTCGGCCTTGTGCCGCGAGCACGGCTACCAGTCCGGCTCTGCCGTGCAGGGGATGGATGCCGCCAGCGGGCGACTGTCACGCTTTCACGGCGAAGGCTGGGCGACCGTTGGCGATGCGGCGTTGTCTTTCGATCCGTTGTCGTCTCAAGGGATCGCCACCGCGCTGTACTGCGGCCAATATTGCGCGAGGGCCGTGCATGCCACGCTGCAAGGCGACGACACCGCATTGGCCGCCTATGCAGACTTGTTGAACAGGATCTACAGTGCCTACCTGAATAATCGGCGGCAGTTCTACGGGATGGAAAAACGCTGGGGCGAATCGACGTTCTGGAAGCGGCGCCAGCCTCTTCCAGTGAGCGCATGA
- a CDS encoding methyl-accepting chemotaxis protein, protein MRIYLGVWLGIALSVIGLILAQPLLNGAGLALIAISALAQQIVKSSNNPATPPLTPAPDTTPAPAELQALLPVIAPAWNDGIGQSRQLLQANISELFERFASIATRLEGGLHGSENILGNGGVGESLRDANERLREVTQSFEASSQRQHELLDTISHLGDYASQLQQMAKRVQEIANQTNLLALNAAIEAARAGEYGRGFSVVADEVRKLSTLSAETGQGMDTKVGEINHAIQTTITAAAELGTSEQANLDFLNHAVTQVMTRLGDNLTELTDASRVLQRDARDTQADIQAIMVNLQFQDRADQMLDHVQVDLAHLLDAIRDQDRSLNDPSAWLERQHQRFTTDEERQGRTQVATGDDVTFF, encoded by the coding sequence ATGCGGATCTATCTTGGAGTCTGGTTAGGGATCGCGCTGAGTGTTATCGGGCTTATCCTCGCCCAACCCCTGCTCAATGGTGCCGGTCTGGCACTGATTGCCATCAGTGCCCTGGCCCAGCAGATTGTCAAATCCTCGAACAATCCAGCCACTCCTCCCCTTACGCCAGCACCCGATACCACCCCTGCGCCGGCCGAATTGCAGGCATTGCTGCCGGTGATCGCACCGGCCTGGAATGATGGCATCGGCCAGAGTCGGCAACTGCTGCAAGCCAACATCAGCGAGTTGTTCGAACGCTTCGCCAGCATCGCCACACGCCTGGAAGGCGGCCTGCATGGCTCCGAGAATATCCTGGGCAATGGCGGGGTCGGTGAAAGCCTGCGCGATGCCAATGAGCGCCTGCGCGAAGTTACCCAATCCTTCGAAGCCAGCAGCCAGCGCCAGCACGAGCTGCTCGATACCATCAGCCACCTGGGCGACTACGCCAGCCAGTTGCAGCAGATGGCCAAGCGTGTCCAGGAAATCGCCAACCAGACCAACCTGCTGGCGCTCAACGCCGCCATCGAGGCCGCGCGTGCCGGTGAGTACGGCCGTGGTTTCTCGGTGGTCGCCGACGAAGTGCGCAAGCTCTCGACACTCTCCGCCGAAACCGGCCAGGGCATGGACACCAAGGTCGGCGAGATCAACCACGCGATCCAGACCACCATCACCGCCGCCGCCGAACTGGGCACCAGCGAACAGGCCAACCTGGACTTCCTCAATCATGCGGTGACTCAGGTCATGACCCGCCTGGGCGACAACCTCACCGAACTGACCGATGCCTCCCGCGTCCTGCAACGTGACGCCCGGGACACCCAGGCCGACATCCAGGCGATCATGGTCAACCTGCAGTTCCAGGACCGGGCCGACCAGATGCTCGACCATGTCCAGGTCGACCTGGCCCATCTGCTCGACGCCATCCGTGACCAGGATCGCAGCCTCAATGATCCGTCCGCCTGGCTCGAACGCCAGCACCAGCGCTTCACCACCGACGAGGAGCGACAAGGTCGCACCCAGGTGGCAACCGGTGACGATGTGACCTTCTTCTAG
- a CDS encoding LodA/GoxA family CTQ-dependent oxidase has translation MSITPGHTPHHHGDHTPPKDNRIVSAAIHPAIGVARVGNSEAEYFLGPQVTEPRPEPLGFYRDAQGALKRQAAEFRIYGYNLAGEVVAELTTENADITWSAHVANSKAQWYQWQLAMDIPEAASKVLPLRNAQIKDPEARTALTIDGGLHSISGPNQSGVEFNGQYEGTPVYLGELRTDAHGRLQFLGGRGVSASPKNTPIFNPKDNNSFINADGWYDDTSDGPISALVSIGERSIPVESAWVVTAPPNYAPQVKSVRTLYDLTYDLFIQAAWLKPSTSVSFRHDVYPTLQRLSGLQWVNQGFATQFGHNGRYNFEDPAFIARLASKPAPGSYDVNQETRREILNSFRLPQPTDSNPLPWPWIYGDYMDAPSLQQYSSITQTQYQALKSWADGQFESDWSSEPLPDTLDSVDLADQPAMLDRAALDFCLADAFHPGCELTWPMRHLSLYAKPWRIRQRPAGSPQPDYGPTLNQTQTLAVGGPLYGQGPGDLNRWMGLPWQADTAYCRGGYDPTYSPFVATFWPARVPNQVLSDVDYDRVIDPVAKPEERLDAFSDRSNWNAPLLVEGPRTPTAKQMTTMVDIFGSMGLLEVRTHTSDDPAYPNTMMVASYGPQIPTTQTIASPLLAADFVAEGTPTADAVAAPRPPRGANFSSQEEAEQAPRGTRSEKRPL, from the coding sequence ATGTCGATCACCCCCGGCCATACCCCGCATCACCACGGCGACCATACCCCTCCCAAGGACAACCGCATCGTCAGCGCTGCGATCCACCCCGCCATCGGCGTGGCTCGGGTCGGTAATAGCGAGGCGGAATATTTCCTGGGTCCCCAGGTCACCGAGCCACGGCCGGAACCACTCGGGTTCTATCGCGACGCCCAAGGCGCGCTGAAACGCCAGGCCGCCGAGTTCCGCATCTATGGTTACAACCTGGCTGGCGAAGTGGTGGCCGAGCTGACTACCGAGAACGCCGATATCACCTGGTCTGCCCATGTCGCCAACAGCAAGGCGCAGTGGTACCAGTGGCAACTGGCGATGGACATTCCCGAAGCCGCCAGCAAGGTGCTGCCTCTGCGTAATGCCCAGATCAAGGACCCTGAAGCCCGTACAGCACTGACCATCGATGGCGGCCTGCATAGCATCAGCGGGCCAAACCAAAGTGGTGTCGAGTTCAACGGACAATACGAAGGTACCCCGGTGTATCTGGGAGAACTGCGCACCGATGCTCATGGCCGACTTCAGTTCCTTGGCGGTCGTGGCGTGTCGGCATCGCCGAAGAACACGCCGATCTTCAACCCGAAGGACAACAACAGCTTCATCAACGCCGATGGCTGGTATGACGATACCTCGGACGGTCCGATCAGTGCTTTGGTCAGCATTGGCGAACGTTCGATTCCGGTCGAGTCGGCCTGGGTGGTGACCGCACCACCGAACTACGCTCCGCAGGTCAAGTCCGTACGCACGCTCTACGACCTGACCTACGATCTGTTCATCCAGGCCGCCTGGCTCAAACCCAGCACCTCTGTATCCTTCCGGCACGATGTGTATCCGACCCTGCAACGACTGTCGGGCCTGCAATGGGTCAATCAGGGCTTCGCCACCCAGTTCGGCCACAACGGTCGCTACAACTTCGAAGATCCGGCCTTTATCGCCAGGCTGGCGAGCAAACCGGCCCCGGGCAGCTACGACGTGAACCAGGAAACCCGCCGGGAAATTCTCAACAGTTTCCGCCTGCCCCAACCCACCGACAGCAATCCGCTACCCTGGCCATGGATCTATGGCGACTACATGGACGCGCCGAGCCTGCAGCAGTACTCGTCCATCACCCAGACTCAGTATCAGGCATTGAAAAGCTGGGCTGACGGCCAATTCGAGTCCGACTGGTCCAGCGAACCACTCCCGGACACTCTGGACTCGGTTGACCTGGCAGATCAGCCGGCCATGCTCGACCGTGCAGCCTTGGACTTTTGCCTCGCCGATGCCTTCCATCCCGGCTGCGAATTGACCTGGCCGATGCGCCACCTGTCGTTGTACGCCAAACCCTGGCGCATTCGTCAACGGCCGGCCGGCAGTCCGCAGCCCGACTACGGTCCGACCCTGAACCAGACCCAGACTCTGGCCGTCGGTGGCCCGCTGTATGGACAAGGCCCCGGCGATCTGAACCGCTGGATGGGCTTGCCCTGGCAAGCTGACACCGCCTACTGCCGGGGTGGCTATGATCCGACCTACAGCCCGTTCGTCGCAACCTTCTGGCCAGCACGAGTACCCAACCAAGTGCTCAGTGACGTGGACTACGATCGGGTCATCGACCCTGTGGCCAAACCCGAGGAGCGTCTAGACGCCTTCTCCGATCGCAGCAACTGGAACGCCCCGCTGCTGGTAGAAGGCCCGCGAACCCCAACCGCCAAGCAGATGACGACCATGGTGGATATCTTCGGTTCCATGGGTTTGCTGGAAGTACGCACGCATACTTCCGATGATCCGGCCTATCCGAACACCATGATGGTTGCTAGCTACGGGCCACAGATTCCCACGACCCAGACAATCGCCAGCCCGTTACTGGCCGCCGACTTTGTCGCCGAAGGTACGCCGACGGCAGATGCGGTTGCTGCACCACGGCCACCACGCGGTGCCAACTTCAGCAGCCAGGAAGAAGCCGAGCAGGCGCCACGCGGTACCCGCTCCGAAAAACGCCCGCTGTAA
- a CDS encoding STAS domain-containing protein, with the protein MFSLTPAADGKPAQLHLQGDLTLYEVSLAREQLLGLLPLPPGPWQLDLGGLSELDSAGAQLLLAIQRALSSIDYPTTVSQVSDTAQELLTLLNLESLYPAIPTED; encoded by the coding sequence ATGTTCTCGCTGACTCCCGCTGCCGACGGCAAGCCCGCACAACTGCACCTGCAAGGCGACCTGACCCTCTACGAAGTCAGCCTGGCGCGCGAGCAGTTGCTCGGCCTGCTGCCTCTGCCCCCGGGACCGTGGCAGCTGGACCTGGGAGGCCTGAGCGAACTGGACAGCGCCGGGGCGCAATTGCTCCTGGCGATCCAGCGGGCGCTGTCATCCATCGACTACCCCACCACCGTCAGCCAGGTCTCGGACACCGCCCAGGAACTACTGACGTTGCTGAACCTGGAATCGCTGTACCCCGCCATCCCGACCGAGGACTGA
- a CDS encoding glycine zipper domain-containing protein, whose protein sequence is MKFSSILLLSLSLASGLACAGGTTEAGIGGALGGVLGSAVGQSLGGNTGSTIGAALGGAGGSAVGADKRSRGEAAIGGALGAAGGNVVGRSMGGSTGSLIGAAAGGGAGGALGNYMGNSSDREDRNYREGHRGRGHAYGHRKHGRHWRD, encoded by the coding sequence ATGAAGTTCTCGTCGATTCTCTTGTTGTCCCTGAGCCTGGCCAGTGGCCTGGCCTGCGCCGGCGGTACCACCGAAGCCGGTATCGGCGGTGCATTGGGTGGTGTACTCGGTTCGGCAGTCGGCCAGTCGCTGGGCGGCAACACCGGCTCGACCATTGGTGCGGCCCTCGGCGGCGCGGGTGGCAGTGCGGTCGGTGCCGACAAGCGCAGCCGCGGCGAAGCGGCGATCGGCGGCGCGCTGGGCGCAGCGGGCGGCAACGTGGTCGGCCGCAGCATGGGCGGCAGCACCGGCAGCCTGATCGGCGCGGCGGCTGGCGGTGGCGCCGGCGGTGCGCTGGGCAACTACATGGGCAACTCCAGCGACCGCGAGGATCGCAATTACCGCGAGGGCCACCGTGGCCGTGGTCACGCCTATGGCCATCGCAAGCACGGCCGCCACTGGCGCGACTGA